A genomic region of Notamacropus eugenii isolate mMacEug1 chromosome 3, mMacEug1.pri_v2, whole genome shotgun sequence contains the following coding sequences:
- the NTF3 gene encoding neurotrophin-3 isoform X4 yields MSILFYVIFLAYLRGIQANNMEQKSVPEDSLNSLIIKLIQADILKNKLSKQIVDVKENYQSTLPKAPQGPEGGEPLKSDFQPMVAMDTELLRQQRRYNSPRVLLSDSTPLEPPPLYLMEDFVGNPVVVNRTSRRKRYAEHKSHRGEYSVCDSESLWVTDKSSAIDIRGHQVTVLGEIKTGNSPVKQYFYETRCKEARPVKNGCRGIDDKHWNSQCKTSQTYVRALTSENNKLVGWRWIRIDTSCVCALSRKIGRT; encoded by the coding sequence ATGTCCATcttgttttatgtgatatttcTCGCTTATCTCCGTGGCATCCAAGCTAACAACATGGAGCAGAAGAGTGTGCCAGAAGATTCGCTAAATTCCCTCATCATCAAATTGATCCAGGCagacattttgaaaaacaagCTCTCTAAGCAGATAGTAGATGTTAAGGAAAACTACCAGAGCACCCTGCCAAAAGCTCCCCAGGGCCCAGAGGGTGGAGAGCCCTTGAAATCAGACTTCCAGCCAATGGTTGCAATGGATACAGAATTGTTGCGCCAACAGAGACGCTACAACTCTCCCCGGGTCCTGTTGAGTGATAGCACCCCTTTGGAGCCTCCACCCTTGTACCTTATGGAGGATTTTGTGGGTAACCCAGTAGTGGTGAACAGAACTTCCCGACGAAAACGGTATGCTGAGCACAAGAGTCATCGTGGGGAGTATTCTGTGTGTGACAGTGAGAGTTTGTGGGTGACAGACAAGTCATCTGCCATTGACATTCGGGGACACCAGGTAACTGTGCTGGGGGAGATCAAAACCGGCAACTCTCCTGTCAAACAGTATTTTTATGAAACCAGATGTAAAGAAGCCAGACCTGTCAAAAATGGCTGCAGGGGAATTGATGACAAACACTGGAACTCTCAGTGCAAAACTTCGCAGACCTATGTCCGTGCACTGACCTCAGAGAACAACAAACTTGTGGGCTGGAGATGGATAAGGATAGACACATCCTGTGTTTGTGCCTTGTCAAGGAAAATCGGAAGAACATAA
- the NTF3 gene encoding neurotrophin-3 isoform X1, translating to MVTPATILQVNKVMSILFYVIFLAYLRGIQANNMEQKSVPEDSLNSLIIKLIQADILKNKLSKQIVDVKENYQSTLPKAPQGPEGGEPLKSDFQPMVAMDTELLRQQRRYNSPRVLLSDSTPLEPPPLYLMEDFVGNPVVVNRTSRRKRYAEHKSHRGEYSVCDSESLWVTDKSSAIDIRGHQVTVLGEIKTGNSPVKQYFYETRCKEARPVKNGCRGIDDKHWNSQCKTSQTYVRALTSENNKLVGWRWIRIDTSCVCALSRKIGRT from the coding sequence ATCTTACAGGTGAACAAGGTGATGTCCATcttgttttatgtgatatttcTCGCTTATCTCCGTGGCATCCAAGCTAACAACATGGAGCAGAAGAGTGTGCCAGAAGATTCGCTAAATTCCCTCATCATCAAATTGATCCAGGCagacattttgaaaaacaagCTCTCTAAGCAGATAGTAGATGTTAAGGAAAACTACCAGAGCACCCTGCCAAAAGCTCCCCAGGGCCCAGAGGGTGGAGAGCCCTTGAAATCAGACTTCCAGCCAATGGTTGCAATGGATACAGAATTGTTGCGCCAACAGAGACGCTACAACTCTCCCCGGGTCCTGTTGAGTGATAGCACCCCTTTGGAGCCTCCACCCTTGTACCTTATGGAGGATTTTGTGGGTAACCCAGTAGTGGTGAACAGAACTTCCCGACGAAAACGGTATGCTGAGCACAAGAGTCATCGTGGGGAGTATTCTGTGTGTGACAGTGAGAGTTTGTGGGTGACAGACAAGTCATCTGCCATTGACATTCGGGGACACCAGGTAACTGTGCTGGGGGAGATCAAAACCGGCAACTCTCCTGTCAAACAGTATTTTTATGAAACCAGATGTAAAGAAGCCAGACCTGTCAAAAATGGCTGCAGGGGAATTGATGACAAACACTGGAACTCTCAGTGCAAAACTTCGCAGACCTATGTCCGTGCACTGACCTCAGAGAACAACAAACTTGTGGGCTGGAGATGGATAAGGATAGACACATCCTGTGTTTGTGCCTTGTCAAGGAAAATCGGAAGAACATAA
- the NTF3 gene encoding neurotrophin-3 isoform X3, whose protein sequence is MTRQILQVNKVMSILFYVIFLAYLRGIQANNMEQKSVPEDSLNSLIIKLIQADILKNKLSKQIVDVKENYQSTLPKAPQGPEGGEPLKSDFQPMVAMDTELLRQQRRYNSPRVLLSDSTPLEPPPLYLMEDFVGNPVVVNRTSRRKRYAEHKSHRGEYSVCDSESLWVTDKSSAIDIRGHQVTVLGEIKTGNSPVKQYFYETRCKEARPVKNGCRGIDDKHWNSQCKTSQTYVRALTSENNKLVGWRWIRIDTSCVCALSRKIGRT, encoded by the coding sequence ATCTTACAGGTGAACAAGGTGATGTCCATcttgttttatgtgatatttcTCGCTTATCTCCGTGGCATCCAAGCTAACAACATGGAGCAGAAGAGTGTGCCAGAAGATTCGCTAAATTCCCTCATCATCAAATTGATCCAGGCagacattttgaaaaacaagCTCTCTAAGCAGATAGTAGATGTTAAGGAAAACTACCAGAGCACCCTGCCAAAAGCTCCCCAGGGCCCAGAGGGTGGAGAGCCCTTGAAATCAGACTTCCAGCCAATGGTTGCAATGGATACAGAATTGTTGCGCCAACAGAGACGCTACAACTCTCCCCGGGTCCTGTTGAGTGATAGCACCCCTTTGGAGCCTCCACCCTTGTACCTTATGGAGGATTTTGTGGGTAACCCAGTAGTGGTGAACAGAACTTCCCGACGAAAACGGTATGCTGAGCACAAGAGTCATCGTGGGGAGTATTCTGTGTGTGACAGTGAGAGTTTGTGGGTGACAGACAAGTCATCTGCCATTGACATTCGGGGACACCAGGTAACTGTGCTGGGGGAGATCAAAACCGGCAACTCTCCTGTCAAACAGTATTTTTATGAAACCAGATGTAAAGAAGCCAGACCTGTCAAAAATGGCTGCAGGGGAATTGATGACAAACACTGGAACTCTCAGTGCAAAACTTCGCAGACCTATGTCCGTGCACTGACCTCAGAGAACAACAAACTTGTGGGCTGGAGATGGATAAGGATAGACACATCCTGTGTTTGTGCCTTGTCAAGGAAAATCGGAAGAACATAA
- the NTF3 gene encoding neurotrophin-3 isoform X2, whose translation MLQIKEILQVNKVMSILFYVIFLAYLRGIQANNMEQKSVPEDSLNSLIIKLIQADILKNKLSKQIVDVKENYQSTLPKAPQGPEGGEPLKSDFQPMVAMDTELLRQQRRYNSPRVLLSDSTPLEPPPLYLMEDFVGNPVVVNRTSRRKRYAEHKSHRGEYSVCDSESLWVTDKSSAIDIRGHQVTVLGEIKTGNSPVKQYFYETRCKEARPVKNGCRGIDDKHWNSQCKTSQTYVRALTSENNKLVGWRWIRIDTSCVCALSRKIGRT comes from the exons ATGTTACAGAtcaaagag ATCTTACAGGTGAACAAGGTGATGTCCATcttgttttatgtgatatttcTCGCTTATCTCCGTGGCATCCAAGCTAACAACATGGAGCAGAAGAGTGTGCCAGAAGATTCGCTAAATTCCCTCATCATCAAATTGATCCAGGCagacattttgaaaaacaagCTCTCTAAGCAGATAGTAGATGTTAAGGAAAACTACCAGAGCACCCTGCCAAAAGCTCCCCAGGGCCCAGAGGGTGGAGAGCCCTTGAAATCAGACTTCCAGCCAATGGTTGCAATGGATACAGAATTGTTGCGCCAACAGAGACGCTACAACTCTCCCCGGGTCCTGTTGAGTGATAGCACCCCTTTGGAGCCTCCACCCTTGTACCTTATGGAGGATTTTGTGGGTAACCCAGTAGTGGTGAACAGAACTTCCCGACGAAAACGGTATGCTGAGCACAAGAGTCATCGTGGGGAGTATTCTGTGTGTGACAGTGAGAGTTTGTGGGTGACAGACAAGTCATCTGCCATTGACATTCGGGGACACCAGGTAACTGTGCTGGGGGAGATCAAAACCGGCAACTCTCCTGTCAAACAGTATTTTTATGAAACCAGATGTAAAGAAGCCAGACCTGTCAAAAATGGCTGCAGGGGAATTGATGACAAACACTGGAACTCTCAGTGCAAAACTTCGCAGACCTATGTCCGTGCACTGACCTCAGAGAACAACAAACTTGTGGGCTGGAGATGGATAAGGATAGACACATCCTGTGTTTGTGCCTTGTCAAGGAAAATCGGAAGAACATAA